The genome window CGCGGCGGCGCCGTTTTCAAGCTCCAGCAGCGCGGCGGCCGCATCCGGCGCCTCGGTGACCCCGGCCAGGTTGCGCAGCAGCCCGGTCGCGCTGCGCACCGGCCCGGCCCACGCGTGGACCAGATCGAAGGGGTGCACGCCGAGCGCGCTGAGCGGTCCCTCGCGATGCCCCCGCTGGTGGCCGCGCCCGTTCCCCATCCGAAAGGCGTACGCGCCGCCGTGTGAAAGCGTCAGCTCCAGGTCGACCAGCCGCCCGAGCCGCCCGTCCGCGATCAGCTTGGCGATGGCGCGCGCGGCCGCGGAGCGGCGCACGTTGTGCCCGCACATGCCCACGACCCTCGCCGCCTCGGCCGCGGCCAGCATGCGGTCGCATGCCTCGGCGGTCGCGGCCAGCGGCTTCTCCACGAAAATAGCCTTGCCGGCCGCCGCGCATGCGGCCGCGTGGTCCGCGTGGTGCGGCGTCGGCGAGGCAATGAGGACCGCCGGCACGCTGGCATCTTCCAGCGCGCGGCCCAAGTCGCTGACGCCGCGGGCCGCGTCCCACGCGCGCGCCCGCGCCGGGTCCGGGTGATAGCCCCAGGCGATCTCGACCCCCAGCCGCTCCATCGCTGCGGCCAGCGTGCGGCCGAACCCGTGCAGCCCGATCAGCCCGGCGCGCATCTTAATACCCCGTGCACTTGTTGCACGG of Gemmatimonadales bacterium contains these proteins:
- a CDS encoding Gfo/Idh/MocA family oxidoreductase translates to MRAGLIGLHGFGRTLAAAMERLGVEIAWGYHPDPARARAWDAARGVSDLGRALEDASVPAVLIASPTPHHADHAAACAAAGKAIFVEKPLAATAEACDRMLAAAEAARVVGMCGHNVRRSAAARAIAKLIADGRLGRLVDLELTLSHGGAYAFRMGNGRGHQRGHREGPLSALGVHPFDLVHAWAGPVRSATGLLRNLAGVTEAPDAAAALLELENGAAALVKTDYIVPSEERFVVTGTDGIVTWARGELTLRVGRDVDRVPSQPQRLACEPVDTVAEELREFIRAVEQDDPAAVETPLATGAAAVYVLEACYRSAVDRRPVPLAEFNRYRAAVGAGTAAVAASP